In Plasmodium gaboni strain SY75 chromosome 14, whole genome shotgun sequence, one genomic interval encodes:
- a CDS encoding putative serine/threonine protein kinase, whose translation MASSALYCENKQIGVINTSLKKCCLKKIGVNKSMGLPNDSYKKNKIVNNIYKRKDKKEENKLHHDKYVEYEREGYENIKKIYIKSKSYKVTHLCKDNRVNKKCGFSYSNKRGPINIIDKKDSYKKYNDIVRSSYNKKKNDDIKNNIIKRKSENIRKTKLFIYNKLNNNSIKNMESYKYNNKLIENNIYKYNHKDHHNIYNKIKIKIKDIHKYNINTKGMSKNFNTPKIGSNIYKNVCCNKNLCNIEKSVFLKNAKNTKNNNINNKRKDNKDNKELIKSNKCMLDTPIRKCKIRNIILSPNFINKKNIKELNKIILNHVNKSEINNIINVSENIYLNDLSTNIYEQQKRKYDIHKDNKNSFINYRKNMYIKQNEYLEESKKSKYKIIVVKNKKKEIGNYIVTKKKIGKGTFGKVCLGIHIYTHEIVAIKILNKKKLIEIINYDKIIKEIEIHKNINHNHICKFYDVYQNKNNIYMILEYIENGNLLTYIYNNNNNINENNARRILYQLINAIEYLHKIKIVHRDLKPENILLDNNNNVKLIDFGLSTIYKKNCLLTTSCGSPFYTSPEILLGQKYEAQLTDVWSLGIILFLLLNHHLPFNNSDMNKLFTQIIKGILHFEPYISINAKHLLQNMLNVNFKKRYTINNIKNHIWFTQHPMKIMSPNNNSNTSCNLIDCNTCWYKYIIYKKNNSYYKHMVINKISKMYKINLQYINKQLINKHKNFIKTAYDLLLNKIIRNLAWHPNIYSQHVIITTEDKNKIEEGTFPNKTDEIINKN comes from the coding sequence atggCATCGTCAGCCCTTTATTGTGAAAACAAACAAATAGGTGTTATAAATACTAGCCTGAAAAAATGTTgcttaaaaaaaattggaGTTAATAAAAGTATGGGCCTCCCAAACGAtagttataaaaaaaataaaatagtaaataatatatataagagAAAAGACAAGAAAGAGGAAAATAAATTACATCATGATAAATATGTAGAATATGAAAGGGAGGGgtatgaaaatataaaaaaaatatatataaaaagtaagTCGTACAAAGTAACCCATTTATGTAAAGATAATAGGGTGAATAAGAAATGTGGTTTTTcatattcaaataaaagAGGACcaattaatataatagataaaaaagatagttataaaaaatataatgatattgTAAGGtcatcatataataaaaaaaaaaatgatgacattaaaaataatattataaaaaggaaaagtgaaaatataagaaaaacaaaattgtttatatataataaattaaataataatagtataaaaaatatggaatcctataaatataataataaattaatagaaaataacatatataaatataatcataaaGATCATcacaatatttataataaaattaaaattaaaattaaagatatacataaatataatataaatacaaaagGTATGTCgaaaaattttaatacTCCTAAAATTGGTAgcaatatatataaaaatgtatgttgcaataaaaatttatgtaatattgaaaagagtgtttttttaaaaaatgcCAAGAACAccaaaaataataatattaataataagaggaaagataataaagataataagGAATTAATAAAATCTAATAAATGCATGTTAGACACACCTATACGAAAGTgtaaaataagaaatattattctGAGTCcaaattttataaataaaaagaatatcaaagaattaaataaaataatattgaatCATGTAAACAAAAGTGagataaataatataatcaATGTAAgtgaaaatatatatttgaatgATTTGTCtactaatatatatgaacagCAGAAACGTAAGTATGATATCCATAAggataataaaaattcatttataaattataggaagaatatgtatataaaacaaaatgaatatttagaagaaagtaaaaaaagtaaatataaaattattgtagtaaaaaataaaaaaaaagaaattgGAAATTATATTGTgacgaaaaaaaaaataggGAAAGGGACTTTTGGTAAAGTTTGTTTAggtatacatatatatactcACGAAATTGTTgctataaaaatattgaataaaaaaaagttaattgaaattataaattatgataaaataataaaagaaatagaaatacataaaaatattaatcataatcatatatgtaaattttatgatgtatatcaaaataaaaataatatatatatgatattagaatatatagaaaatgGGAACCTActaacatatatatataataataataataatattaatgagAATAATGCTAGGAGAATTTTATATCAATTAATAAATGCAATAGaatatttacataaaataaaaatagtaCACAGAGATTTAAAACcagaaaatattttattagataataataataatgtgaAATTAATAGATTTTGGTCTTTCAAcaatttataaaaaaaattgtttaTTAACAACTTCATGTGGTTCTCCCTTTTATACATCTCCTGAAATATTATTAGGACAAAAATATGAAGCTCAATTAACAGATGTGTGGTCCTTAGgtattattttgtttttattattaaacCACCATCTTCCTTTTAATAATAGTGATATGAATAAACTATTTAcacaaataataaaaggCATCTTACATTTTGAACCttatatatctataaatgcaaaacatttattacaaaatatgttaaatgtaaattttaaaaaacgttatacaattaataatattaaaaatcATATATGGTTTACTCAACATCCTATGAAAATCATGTCACCAAATAATAACTCAAATACCTCATGTAATTTAATTGATTGTAATACATGTTGgtacaaatatataatatataaaaaaaataattcttattataaacatatggttataaataaaataagtaaaatgtataaaataaatttacaatatataaataaacaattaataaataaacataaaaattttataaaaacagCTTATGATCTTTtgttaaataaaattatcaGAAATTTAGCATGGCATCCAAATATATATTCGCAACATGTAATTATTACAACggaagataaaaataaaattgaaGAAGGAACTTTTCCTAATAAGACAGATGAAATTATCaacaaaaattaa
- a CDS encoding aminopeptidase P, translating to MQLNFLLCVFIFLMVFHLNIFNKGKRQNLALAYLNNLKNSYFSGVSSGSESVNKSEESSDKNNNKIAQNFFWKKYQRNFENNNLSENQDNNNKNIIYSGSNIYNSEMVNNNTGIDVNMMGDNPAARLEELRNIMKKNNIDVYILINSDEHNSEIINEKDKKIVKITNYSGADGILIVTKDKPILYVNALYELQAMNELDQNLFTLKISRIENRDEIFETISSMEFNTIAFDGKNTSVVFYEKLRKAVLNAYPKKKIIEKIIYNNNFHDVNKKDENIINFLVLEKSLVEVKDYPINNKTLYIHDRKFNGACAGEKIDKLKQSLMYDMKNVDNLLLSELDEIAYLLNLRGYDYEYSPLFYSYLLFQFDREEQDFSKIVFFTKVKNLTAEVKNLLEINKVIIKEYEEVVPYLRDVVIPSIPKHNDDNPDFKKYDISLSPYINLMIYKLFDKKNVVLQNSPVVNLKAVKNDIEIDNMKEAHILDGLALLQFFHWCEEKRKTKELFNETEMSLRHKVDYFRSTKKNFIFPSFSTISASGSNAAVIHYECTDKTNAKIKPAIYLLDSGGQYFHGTTDVTRTTHFGEPTPEEKRIYTLVLKGHLRLRKVIFASYTNSSALDFLARENLFNNFMDYNHGTGHGVGLTLNVHEGGCSIGPVGGAPLKKNMVLSNEPGYYMKDKFGVRIENMQYVISKEITDTTEYLSFDDLTMYPYEKKLLDFSLLTNKEIKELNEYHTTIRNTLLPLVKQNPQEYGPSVEKYLIDITEPIAIHLN from the coding sequence atgcaattgaattttcttttgtgtgtttttatatttttaatggttttccatttaaatatttttaataagGGTAAAAGGCAGAATTTAGCATTGGcttatttaaataatttaaaaaattccTATTTTAGTGGCGTTAGTAGCGGATCTGAGAGTGTAAATAAAAGTGAAGAAAGTAGtgataagaataataataagataGCCCAAAATTTTTTCTGGAAAAAATATCAGAGAAATTTCgagaataataatttgaGTGAGAATcaagataataataataagaatataatatatagtggttcaaatatatataatagtgAAATGgtgaataataatactgGTATTGATGTTAACATGATGGGTGATAATCCTGCTGCTAGATTAGAAGAattaagaaatattatgaagaagaataatattgatgtatatattttaatcAATAGTGATGAGCACAATTCTGAGATTATAAATGAGAAAGATAAGAAAATagtaaaaataacaaattaTAGTGGTGCTGATGGTATATTAATAGTAACAAAAGATAAGCCTATATTATATGTGAATGCATTATATGAATTACAAGCTATGAATGAATTAGATCAGAATTTATTTACTTTAAAGATTAGTAGAATTGAAAATAGGGATGAAATATTTGAAACTATATCTTCAATGGAATTTAATACAATTGCATTTGATGGAAAAAACACAAGTGTTGTATTTTATGAGAAATTAAGAAAAGCTGTTTTGAATGCAtatccaaaaaaaaaaataatagaaaaaattatttacaataataattttcatGATGTTAATAAGAAggatgaaaatattataaattttcttGTTTTAGAAAAATCTTTAGTTGAAGTTAAAGATTATCcaattaataataaaaccTTATATATACATGATAGAAAATTTAATGGTGCATGTGCAGGTGAAAAAATTgataaattaaaacaaTCTCTTATGTATGATATGAAGAATGTAGATAATTTACTATTATCTGAATTAGATGAAATTGcttatcttttaaatttaagAGGTTATGATTATGAATATTCACCATTATTctattcatatttattatttcaatTTGATAGAGAAGAACAAGATTTTTCtaaaattgttttttttacaaaagTAAAAAATTTAACAGCTGAAGTTAAAAATCTTTTAGAAATTAATAAAgttattataaaagaatatgaaGAAGTTGTACCATACCTAAGAGATGTTGTTATACCATCAATACCAAAAcataatgatgataatcCTGATTTTAAAAAGTATGATATATCATTAAGTCCATATATCAatttaatgatatataaacTTTTTGATAAAAAGAATGTTGTCTTACAAAATTCACCTGTAGTCAATTTAAAAGCtgtaaaaaatgatatagAAATTGATAATATGAAAGAAGCACATATATTAGATGGTCTTGCTTTATTACAATTTTTCCATTGGTGtgaagaaaaaagaaaaacaaaagaattatttaatgaaaCAGAAATGTCTTTAAGACATAAAGTAGATTATTTCAGATCaaccaaaaaaaatttcattTTCCCATCATTTTCAACTATATCAGCAAGTGGTTCAAATGCAGCTGTTATACATTATGAATGTACAGACAAAACTAATGCAAAAATTAAACCAGCTATTTATCTTTTAGATTCAGGAGGACAATATTTTCATGGAACAACTGATGTTACTAGAACAACACATTTTGGTGAACCAACTCCtgaagaaaaaagaatttataCATTAGTTTTAAAAGGACATTTACGTTTAAGAAAAGTTATCTTTGCTTCATATACTAATTCATCAGCTTTAGATTTTCTTGCACGTGAAAATTTATTCAATAATTTTATGGATTATAATCATGGTACTGGTCATGGGGTTGGTTTAACTCTTAATGTTCATGAAGGTGGTTGTTCTATAGGCCCAGTTGGTGGTGCACctcttaaaaaaaatatggtACTCTCAAATGAACCAGGATATTATATGAAAGATAAATTTGGTGTTCGTATAGAAAATATGCAATATGTTATTAGCAAAGAAATTACAGATACAACTGAATATCTTTCATTTGATGATTTAACTATGTACccatatgaaaaaaaattattagaCTTCTCACTCTTAACAAACAAAGAAATTAAAGAACTTAATGAATATCACACAACCATTAGAAATACATTATTACCTTTAGTTAAACAAAACCCACAAGAATATGGACCAAGTGTTGAAAAATATCTAATAGATATAACAGAACCAATTGCGATTCATCTCAATTAA
- a CDS encoding putative nifU protein translates to MKSKILCNFFKGKNCICLYTNCLNENNVNKCYYNLVRNYSDHVKDHFNKPRNVGSFDKSEKNIGTSIVGKASCGDVIKLQLKIENDVIKDARFMAFGCGSAIASSSYATELIKGKTIDEALKIKNNDIASHLSLPPVKIHCSLLAEDAIKHAIKNYREKVLT, encoded by the coding sequence atgaagAGCAAAATTTTGTGTAACTTTTTTAAAGGAAAGAATTgtatttgtttatatacaaattgtttaaatgaaaataatgtgaataaatgttattataatttagTACGTAATTATAGTGATCATGTAAAAGatcattttaataaacCCAGAAATGTTGGGTCTTTTGATAAGAGCGAGAAAAATATTGGTACATCAATTGTTGGAAAAGCATCATGTGGAGATGTTATAAAGTTACAAttaaaaattgaaaatGATGTTATAAAAGATGCAAGATTTATGGCTTTTGGTTGTGGGTCTGCTATAGCTAGTAGTTCTTATGCAACTGAATTAATTAAAGGAAAAACAATTGACGAAGcattaaaaattaaaaataatgatatcGCATCACATTTAAGTTTACCACCTGTAAAAATACACTGCAGTTTATTAGCAGAAGATGCCATCAAACATGctattaaaaattatagaGAAAAAGTTTTAACATGa
- a CDS encoding putative mitochondrial ribosomal protein S11 precursor → MYTKINVLSKNRSPANFIRMFSSRMYMNICINHFVNKLINVYSEKSIKFTTLSSDAVKAITNLKESVKKPDKKKKNITRETLKNCQGHKRRYKLFGDREEFHNIDRDKNNLIIEPTDSFRAVITTSKNNVHIQVVNKSKNYKTIFGSFAGNVGFTKTLQQSERCAYRIGENIAKKCRRLGIFSIDIKFRRIMRVETVLQAMYANNLNITQIIHEPRLPKCGLNASKPRKRRRV, encoded by the coding sequence ATGTATACCAAGATAAATGTTTTATCTAAAAATAGGAGCCCCGCTAATTTTATAAGAATGTTCTCAAGTCGCATGtatatgaatatatgtataaaccattttgtaaataaattaataaatgtatattcAGAAAAAAGTATAAAATTTACGACCCTTTCTTCAGACGCAGTAAAGGCAATAACGAATTTAAAAGAATCGGTAAAAAAACcagataaaaaaaaaaaaaacattaCAAGAGAGACACTTAAAAATTGTCAAGGTCATAAGAGACGATACAAATTATTTGGTGATAGAGAAGAATTTCATAATATAGATAgagataaaaataatttaataattgAACCTACAGATAGTTTTCGAGCTGTTATTACTACAtctaaaaataatgtaCATATTCAAGTTGtaaataaaagtaaaaattataaaacCATATTTGGTTCCTTTGCTGGAAATGTTGGTTTTACAAAAACATTACAACAAAGCGAAAGATGTGCATATAGAATAGGTGAGAATATAGCTAAAAAATGTAGAAGACTTGGGATTTTTTCAATTGATATCAAATTTAGAAGAATCATGAGGGTAGAAACTGTTTTGCAAGCTATGTATGCAAATAATCTTAATATAACACAAATAATACATGAACCTAGATTACCAAAATGTGGATTAAATGCTTCTAAGCCTAGAAAGAGAAGACGTGTatag
- a CDS encoding putative 6-phosphogluconate dehydrogenase, decarboxylating translates to MCDIGLIGLAVMGQNLSLNISSKGFKIGVYNRTYERTEETLKRAKEENLVVYGYKTLEELINNLKKPRKIILLIKAGPAVDENISNILKYFEKGDIIIDGGNEWYINSERRIKLCKEKDVEYLAMGVSGGEAGARYGCSFMPGGSKYAYDCVKDILEKCSAQVGNSPCVTYIGPGSSGNYVKMVHNGIEYGDMQLISESYVIMKDILKYDNKKLSEVFNKWNEGILNSYLIEITANILAKKDDLTNNYLVDMILDIAGAKGTGKWTMLEATERGIPCPTMCAALDARNISVFKELRTKAESNFNKDNIVIDQNEDLNDFENDLLNALYCCKIISYTQGLFLLKQVSEEMDWKLNLGEIARIWRGGCIIRAVFLDRIANAYKNNQKLELLFLDKEFSDDIKNKLPSLRKIVLMATKYSIPIPAFSASLAYFQMVTSKNLPLNLVQAQRDYFGSHTYRRTDREGNYHTLW, encoded by the coding sequence ATGTGTGATATTGGTTTGATAGGGTTGGCTGTTATGGGCCAGAATTTAAGTTTGAATATTTCGAGCAAAGGTTTTAAAATAGGTGTTTATAATAGGACATATGAAAGAACGGAGGAAACTCTGAAAAGAGCAAAAGAAGAGAATTTAGTTGTTTATGGTTATAAAACACTAGAGGAGTTGATAAATAATTTGAAAAAGCCAAggaaaattattttattaataaaagCAGGTCCAGCTGtagatgaaaatattagtaacatattaaaatattttgaaaaagGTGATATAATAATTGATGGTGGGAATGAATGGTATATTAATTCAGAAAGaagaataaaattatgtaaAGAAAAGGATGTAGAATATTTGGCAATGGGTGTAAGTGGAGGTGAAGCAGGTGCAAGATATGGTTGTTCATTTATGCCTGGTGGATCTAAATATGCATATGATTGTgtaaaagatatattagaaaaatGTTCAGCTCAAGTAGGAAATTCTCCTTGTGTTACTTATATAGGTCCAGGTTCTTCAGGTAATTATGTCAAAATGGTACATAATGGAATAGAATATGGAGATATGCAATTAATATCAGAAAGTTATGTTATTATgaaagatatattaaaatatgataataaaaaattatcagAAGTTTTTAATAAATGGAATGAAGGTATAttaaattcatatttaattGAAATTACTGCAAATATTCTTGCAAAAAAAGATGATTtaacaaataattatttagTTGATATGATATTAGATATTGCTGGGGCAAAAGGAACAGGGAAATGGACTATGCTTGAAGCCACTGAAAGAGGTATCCCATGTCCAACTATGTGTGCTGCTTTAGATGCACGTAATATAAGTGtatttaaagaattaaGAACTAAAGCAGAATcaaattttaataaagataatattgttattgATCAAAATGAAGATTTAAATGATTTTGAAAATGATCTATTAAATGCTCTTTATTGTTGtaaaattatttcatataCTCAAGGACTTTTCCTTTTAAAACAAGTTTCTGAAGAAATGGATTGGAAATTAAATCTAGGTGAAATTGCTAGAATATGGAGAGGTGGGTGTATTATTAGAGCTGTTTTCTTAGATCGTATAGCAAAtgcatataaaaataatcaaaaattagaattattattccTAGATAAGGAATTCTCAgatgatattaaaaataaattacCATCCTTAAGAAAAATTGTTCTTATGGCTACAAAATATTCTATACCAATTCCAGCCTTCTCAGCTAGTTTGGCATATTTTCAAATGGTAACATCAAAAAATTTACCTCTTAATTTAGTACAAGCACAAAGGGATTATTTTGGATCACATACATATAGGAGAACAGATCGTGAAGGTAATTATCACACCTTGtggtaa
- a CDS encoding hypothetical protein (conserved Plasmodium protein, unknown function) has translation MDNLFYYMIIQNDRIQPIIVRQPQTVIIHSQPQLPITLDLPPQNIILKNDDPQPIIVRQSNPNIIIEKSQNDFYNNPNFHIGLNDKANSISGINNTNIKETPIKDNMIEDMQNINNGDTQFYYNNQNVINDNNVLPTPYNYVNNGVFNKENNYDPYNFTLYSNK, from the coding sequence atggataacttattttattatatgataattcAAAATGATAGAATACAACCTATTATTGTAAGACAACCACAGACAGTAATAATACACAGTCAACCCCAATTGCCTATAACATTAGACTTACCACctcaaaatattattttaaaaaatgacGATCCACAACCAATTATAGTGAGACAATCTAATCCAAATATCATAATAGAGAAATCACAAAACGATTTTTATAACAATCCAAATTTCCATATAGGATTAAATGATAAGGCAAATTCAATATCGGGTATAAATAATACCAATATAAAGGAAACACCAATAAAGGATAATATGATTGAAGATATgcaaaatataaacaatgGTGACACacaattttattataataatcaaaatgttataaatgataataatgtttTACCCACACCTTATAACTATGTAAATAATGGTGTATTTAATAAggaaaataattatgatcCATACAATTTTACGttatattcaaataaatga
- a CDS encoding hypothetical protein (conserved Plasmodium protein, unknown function), translated as MHPFNFVPQLDNKINVVSMQPFQMYVPNNNAVIPQSFPSDHISQHYSQPIYFEPLPPIYVKNQLLPSPILVQMPTTVVVQNESQPAMVLNQPPSNIVVKNNPPTSVFVKQSNPNVVVKNEAPPNYVQNVDTCQETIVTDMNRPVMTSINKNIM; from the coding sequence ATGCATCCTTTTAATTTTGTGCCCCAATTAgataacaaaataaatgttGTGTCAATGCAACCTTTCCAAATGTATGTTCCTAATAACAATGCTGTAATTCCTCAATCATTTCCCAGTGATCATATATCACAACATTATAGTCAGcctatatattttgaacCGTTACCACctatatatgtaaaaaacCAATTACTACCTTCTCCTATTTTAGTACAGATGCCTACAACGGTAGTTGTTCAAAATGAATCACAACCAGCAATGGTACTAAATCAACCACCCTCCAATATTGTTGTCAAAAATAATCCTCCAACTTCAGTTTTTGTTAAACAATCAAATCCTAATGTTGTTGTTAAAAATGAAGCACCCCCAAATTATGTACAAAATGTGGACACATGTCAAGAGACTATAGTAACAGATATGAACCGCCCAGTAATGACCagtataaataaaaatattatgtaa
- a CDS encoding putative protein phosphatase: protein MNKINLISTKEISEIVSWYTHVCAGTMQGYRATEEDATVILASLKNFPSCRMCTIFDGHIGKETALYCARNIADFIGNCTTLDVNNITNACIQMDNEILNSNFAHNGSTAIIAIIEKIMNKDFFKLYICNLGDSRAMLIKKDGSFISLSEDHKPYNKKEKERIYKIGGFVENGRILGYIGVSRSFGDKNYKIKSDCPYNPHETMISCIPDIKIFYANCDDILFLGCDGLFEMLSWNDVAKFTYDCMNRHTLSDAVINILDYALLSGSKDNITIQIIKFFNEEIPNFHFREKLIPSIYIHNEKLTKHEFYGKLLNKYHINDNNIINKLVEYCTEIKGSCPTIEPYLKNIRENKNTHIILNRRNNKNIKYLTLPILQEDLKTNNVFNKMDPNDFNKMREFFREYDKKVKFNY from the exons atgaataagATTAATTTAATAAGTACAAAAGAGATATCTGAAATCGTCAGTTGGTATACCCATGTCTGTGCTGGAACTATGCAAGGATATCGTGCCACGGAAGAAgat GCAACGGTTATTTTGGCGTCTCTTAAAAATTTTCCATCCTGTAG GATGTGCACCATTTTTGATGG TCATATAGGAAAAGAAACAGCCTTATATTGCGCAAGGAACATAGCTGATTTTATTG GTAATTGTACAACGTTGGATGTTAACAATATAACTAATGCTTGTATACAGATGGACAATGAAATATTAA ATAGTAATTTCGCTCATAATGGATCAACAG CAATAATTGCTATAATcgaaaaaattatgaacaAGGATTTTTTTAAGCTATATATTTGCAACTTGG GAGATTCCCGAGCAATGCTTATTAAAAAGGATGGatcatttatttcattaAGTGAAGATCATAAACcttataataaaaaagaaaaagaaaggatatataaaattgGAGGTTTTGTTGAAAATGGAAGAATACTTGGATATATAGGTGTATCCCGTTCATTTGGAGACAAA aattataaaataaaatccGACTGTCCTTATAATCCTCATGAAACCATGATAAGTTGTATACctgatataaaaatattttatgcAAACTGTGATGATATACTATTTTTAGGATGTGATGGATTATTCGAAATGTTATCCTGGAATGACGTTGCTAAATTTACTTATGATTGTATGAACAGACATACATTAAGCGACGCCGTAATTAATATTCTCGATTATGCACTTCTATCGGGATCTAAGGATAATATAACTATacaaataattaaattttttaatgaaGAAATTCCGAATTTTCATTTTAGAGAGAAATTAATTCCaagtatttatatacataatgaaaaattaacGAAACATGAATTTTATGGAAAACTTCTCaataaatatcatataaatgataataatattattaacaaACTCGTGGAATACTGTACAGAAATTAAAGGATCTTGCCCTACCATTGAAccatatttaaaaaatattagggaaaacaaaaacacacacataatattaaatagaagaaataataaaaatattaaatacCTCACTTTACCAATATTACAGGAAGATCTTAAGACAAATAATGTCTTTAATAAAATGGATCCCAAtgattttaataaaatgagAGAATTCTTTAGagaatatgataaaaaagtcaagtttaattattaa